A region from the Variovorax sp. V93 genome encodes:
- a CDS encoding haloacid dehalogenase-like hydrolase has protein sequence MQRRLVLLTPLAAALVATGCASVPSQRLNTGHWDAFNRAQIEGLIASLGKGSPGYNAARPPYVVFDWDNTSVFLDIEEASLIYQLENLVFGATPAQLEVALRKNIPKKDFLPAYNNAAGQSVNIDRVVPDIVASYTWLYQNYSGLKGSQPLAAVKLSPHYIAFTTKVRFLYEAIGDTFDHDTAYPWVTYLFAGMTEAQVRKLTAATVAWQLKEPVAKVKWTSPAALPGQAGVVSVSWKNGLRLQPEMQELYAAFRNAGFDVWVCSASFVDVIKEISSNPAFGYNNPPERVLAMELERDANGVIQPEYRHGYDQTQGPGKTKNIQRFLVSKYGYGPSFIAGDSEGDQNMMADFADTKKVLIVNRLRDPKTDIGKFSAMAVQNYGKPDTRYLLQGRDDNTGQWVASQLHTSLGATQGKALK, from the coding sequence ATGCAACGCCGACTCGTCCTTCTCACCCCCCTGGCCGCGGCGCTCGTCGCCACCGGCTGCGCCAGCGTGCCTTCCCAGCGCCTGAACACCGGCCACTGGGACGCCTTCAACCGGGCGCAGATCGAAGGCCTGATCGCCAGCCTCGGCAAGGGAAGCCCGGGCTACAACGCGGCCAGGCCGCCCTATGTGGTTTTCGACTGGGACAACACCAGCGTGTTCCTCGACATCGAGGAAGCCTCGCTGATCTACCAGCTCGAGAACCTGGTATTCGGCGCCACGCCCGCGCAGCTCGAAGTGGCGCTGCGCAAGAACATTCCGAAGAAGGACTTTCTTCCCGCCTACAACAACGCGGCCGGCCAGAGCGTGAACATCGACCGCGTGGTGCCCGACATCGTGGCCAGCTACACTTGGCTCTACCAGAACTACAGCGGTCTCAAGGGCAGCCAGCCGCTGGCCGCGGTGAAGCTGAGCCCGCACTACATCGCCTTCACCACCAAGGTGCGCTTTCTCTACGAAGCCATCGGCGACACCTTCGACCACGACACCGCCTACCCCTGGGTCACCTACCTCTTCGCCGGCATGACCGAAGCCCAGGTGCGCAAGCTCACGGCCGCCACCGTGGCCTGGCAGCTGAAGGAGCCCGTGGCCAAGGTGAAATGGACCTCGCCGGCCGCGCTGCCGGGCCAGGCCGGCGTGGTCTCGGTCAGCTGGAAGAACGGCCTGCGGCTGCAGCCCGAGATGCAGGAGCTGTATGCCGCGTTCCGCAACGCAGGCTTCGACGTGTGGGTGTGCTCGGCCTCCTTCGTCGACGTGATCAAGGAGATTTCCTCGAACCCCGCCTTCGGCTACAACAACCCGCCCGAGCGCGTGCTGGCAATGGAGCTGGAGCGCGACGCCAACGGCGTGATCCAGCCCGAGTACCGCCACGGCTACGACCAGACCCAGGGCCCCGGCAAGACCAAGAACATCCAGCGCTTCCTGGTCAGCAAGTACGGCTACGGCCCGAGCTTCATTGCCGGCGACAGCGAGGGCGACCAGAACATGATGGCCGACTTCGCCGACACGAAGAAGGTGCTGATCGTGAACCGCCTGCGCGACCCCAAGACCGACATCGGCAAGTTCTCGGCCATGGCGGTGCAGAACTACGGCAAGCCCGACACGCGCTACCTGCTGCAGGGCCGCGACGACAACACCGGCCAGTGGGTGGCTTCGCAGCTGCACACGTCGCTGGGCGCAACCCAGGGCAAGGCACTGAAGTAG
- a CDS encoding peroxidase-related enzyme (This protein belongs to a clade of uncharacterized proteins related to peroxidases such as the alkylhydroperoxidase AhpD.), whose translation MADRYPLAELKDLPEDIRTAILAVQEKAGFVPNVFLALARRPAEWRAFFAYHDALMLKEEGSLTKGDREMIVTTTSAANRCLYCVVAHGALLRIYEKKPLVADQVAVNYRKADITPRQRAMLDFAMKVCERSHEVEDADFTALHAHGFDDEDIWDIAAITAFFGLSNRLASFSGMQPNTEFFLMGRLPREKK comes from the coding sequence ATGGCCGACCGCTACCCCCTCGCCGAGCTGAAAGACCTGCCGGAAGACATCCGCACCGCGATCCTCGCGGTGCAGGAAAAGGCCGGCTTCGTGCCCAACGTGTTCCTCGCGCTGGCGCGCCGCCCGGCCGAGTGGCGCGCCTTCTTCGCCTACCACGACGCGCTGATGCTGAAGGAGGAAGGTTCGCTCACCAAGGGCGACCGCGAGATGATCGTCACCACCACCAGCGCGGCCAACCGGTGCCTCTACTGCGTGGTGGCGCACGGCGCGCTGCTGCGCATCTACGAGAAGAAGCCGCTGGTGGCCGACCAGGTGGCGGTGAACTACCGCAAGGCCGACATCACGCCGCGCCAGCGCGCCATGCTCGACTTTGCGATGAAGGTCTGCGAACGCTCGCACGAAGTCGAGGACGCGGATTTCACCGCGCTGCACGCCCACGGCTTCGACGACGAGGACATCTGGGACATCGCCGCCATCACCGCCTTCTTCGGCCTGAGCAACCGCCTCGCGAGCTTCAGCGGCATGCAGCCGAACACCGAGTTCTTCCTGATGGGGCGGCTGCCGCGCGAGAAGAAATAG
- a CDS encoding phosphoethanolamine transferase, with the protein MSFSRIEPAPGRDVGVPASGASFLAPARALWAHIDLWLARPRSAQSVVVWLAIYLAVAANWPLWNELARIGGAPSTYLPTSAAMAVLMVCATVALLSFTAWSRWMKPLWFAVVLLAAFVQHYMLEYRVVMDPTMIANVLQTDPNEARDLMSWRMAYHVLLVALLPALALWRARIVPMRFVSKLWRNAALLLLAVAVALVAAVSMNRQLAPLMRNNVHLRYMMNPVASLYSAGSVVIRPMFKRSRKLIPITAGTALGASYAGQARPPMFVLVVGETARADHFGLNGYARNTTPELAARGVLSYRDVHSCGTNTLASVPCMFSPLGKQGYESRSDDYENLVDVLQAAGLAVLWLDNQAGCKDVCTRIPNASAFDSLSPAQKSALCDGEECLDDVMLKGLDARIAALPAERRAKGVVLVMHQMGSHGPAYYKRSAPEVKRYLPECKTNALAECGHAELQNVYDNSIAQTDHFLGQTIDWLKAQSSQYDPALLYLSDHGESLGEYGLFLHGVPYSFAPEAQKHVPMVTWFGAGMSERRKLSRACMEAGLDTPLTHDNLYHTVLGLMDVSNPTYKPALDALASCRGKA; encoded by the coding sequence ATGTCATTTTCAAGAATCGAGCCCGCGCCGGGGCGGGACGTGGGCGTGCCGGCGTCCGGCGCTTCCTTCCTGGCGCCCGCACGTGCGCTCTGGGCGCACATCGACCTCTGGCTGGCGCGGCCACGCTCGGCGCAGAGCGTGGTCGTCTGGCTCGCCATCTACCTTGCCGTGGCCGCCAACTGGCCGCTCTGGAACGAACTGGCGCGCATCGGCGGCGCACCCAGCACCTACCTGCCCACGAGCGCCGCCATGGCGGTGCTCATGGTGTGCGCCACGGTCGCGCTGCTGTCCTTCACGGCCTGGTCGCGCTGGATGAAGCCCTTGTGGTTCGCGGTGGTGCTGCTGGCCGCGTTCGTGCAGCACTACATGCTCGAGTACCGCGTGGTGATGGACCCGACCATGATCGCCAACGTGCTGCAGACCGACCCGAACGAGGCGCGCGACCTCATGAGCTGGCGCATGGCCTACCACGTGCTGCTGGTGGCGCTGCTGCCGGCGCTGGCGCTCTGGCGCGCGCGCATCGTGCCGATGCGCTTCGTCTCCAAGCTCTGGCGCAACGCGGCGCTGCTGCTGCTTGCGGTGGCCGTGGCGCTGGTGGCTGCGGTCTCGATGAACCGGCAGCTCGCGCCGCTGATGCGCAACAACGTCCACCTGCGCTACATGATGAACCCGGTCGCGAGCCTCTACTCGGCCGGCTCGGTGGTCATCAGGCCGATGTTCAAGCGCAGCCGCAAGCTGATTCCCATCACGGCCGGAACGGCGCTGGGCGCGAGCTACGCGGGCCAGGCGCGGCCGCCGATGTTCGTGCTGGTGGTGGGCGAGACGGCGCGGGCCGACCACTTCGGCCTCAACGGCTATGCACGCAACACCACGCCCGAGCTGGCGGCGCGCGGCGTGCTGAGCTATCGCGACGTGCATTCGTGCGGCACCAACACGCTCGCCTCGGTGCCGTGCATGTTCTCGCCGCTTGGCAAGCAGGGCTACGAGTCGCGCAGCGACGACTACGAGAACCTGGTCGACGTGCTGCAGGCGGCCGGACTGGCGGTGCTGTGGCTGGACAACCAGGCCGGCTGCAAGGACGTGTGCACGCGCATTCCCAATGCCTCGGCTTTCGACAGCCTCTCGCCCGCGCAGAAGAGCGCGCTGTGCGACGGCGAGGAATGCCTGGACGACGTCATGCTCAAAGGCCTGGACGCGCGCATTGCCGCGCTGCCCGCCGAGCGCCGCGCGAAGGGCGTGGTGCTGGTCATGCACCAGATGGGCAGCCACGGGCCGGCCTACTACAAGCGCTCGGCGCCGGAGGTCAAGCGCTACCTGCCCGAGTGCAAGACCAATGCGCTGGCCGAGTGCGGCCACGCGGAGCTGCAGAACGTCTACGACAACTCGATCGCGCAGACCGACCATTTCCTGGGCCAGACCATCGACTGGCTCAAGGCGCAGTCGAGCCAGTACGACCCGGCCTTGCTCTACCTGAGCGACCATGGCGAGTCGCTCGGCGAATACGGCCTGTTCCTGCATGGCGTGCCCTACAGCTTCGCACCCGAGGCGCAGAAGCACGTGCCGATGGTCACCTGGTTCGGTGCCGGCATGAGCGAGCGCCGCAAGCTGTCGCGCGCGTGCATGGAGGCGGGGCTCGACACGCCGCTCACGCACGACAACCTTTACCACACGGTGCTGGGGCTGATGGACGTGAGCAACCCCACCTACAAGCCCGCGCTGGACGCGCTCGCGTCCTGCCGGGGCAAGGCCTGA
- a CDS encoding phosphatase PAP2 family protein → MQALDAALFALINASAAAPAWSIHFARFASDVLPALLATAIIGAAVLDRRLRYACFTALVSVLAVWLFVNVFRSAMPFQRPAFYGLGIQWAPQGARPGFPSLHAACTFAAAFSLWCLPWRAPMLAALAVAAVVGWSRVFLGLHFPLDVVVGAMLAALMSIVVERGLSRPLNLALRAFMRPRLRARRART, encoded by the coding sequence ATGCAGGCCCTTGATGCCGCCCTGTTCGCGCTGATCAACGCCAGTGCCGCGGCACCGGCGTGGAGCATCCATTTCGCGCGCTTTGCCTCCGACGTGCTGCCGGCCTTGCTGGCCACCGCGATCATCGGCGCGGCGGTGCTCGACCGCCGCCTGCGCTATGCCTGCTTCACCGCGCTGGTCAGCGTGCTGGCGGTCTGGCTCTTCGTGAACGTGTTCCGCTCGGCCATGCCGTTCCAGCGGCCCGCCTTCTACGGCCTGGGAATCCAGTGGGCGCCGCAGGGCGCGCGGCCGGGCTTTCCGAGCCTGCATGCCGCCTGCACCTTCGCTGCGGCGTTTTCGCTGTGGTGCCTGCCGTGGCGCGCGCCCATGCTGGCCGCGCTGGCGGTGGCCGCGGTGGTCGGGTGGAGCCGCGTGTTCCTCGGACTGCACTTTCCGCTCGACGTGGTCGTGGGGGCGATGCTCGCCGCCCTGATGTCGATCGTGGTGGAGCGCGGCCTGAGCCGGCCGCTCAACCTGGCGCTCAGGGCCTTCATGCGGCCCCGCTTGAGGGCGAGGCGGGCGCGAACCTGA